From Bacteroidota bacterium, one genomic window encodes:
- the ssb gene encoding single-stranded DNA-binding protein has translation MSGVNKVILVGHVGKDPEVKYLEGGVALARFPLATSDSYKNKEGQKIETTEWHNVVVWRGLAEIVEKYVRKGKLIYIEGKIKTRQYGDENNKKYITEIVAEEMTMLGGPRTDNPEPAASTQSTPEMAVTSAPSDDLPF, from the coding sequence ATGAGCGGAGTAAATAAAGTGATCCTTGTAGGACACGTGGGGAAAGACCCGGAAGTAAAATACCTTGAGGGTGGTGTAGCGTTAGCACGCTTTCCACTGGCGACATCAGATTCATACAAGAACAAAGAAGGTCAGAAGATCGAAACCACAGAATGGCACAATGTCGTTGTTTGGCGAGGCCTGGCTGAAATCGTTGAAAAGTATGTTCGTAAAGGCAAATTGATCTATATCGAAGGAAAGATCAAAACCCGTCAATATGGTGATGAGAACAATAAAAAGTACATTACTGAAATTGTTGCCGAAGAAATGACAATGTTAGGTGGACCGAGAACTGACAATCCGGAACCGGCTGCCAGTACGCAATCGACACCTGAAATGGCAGTAACGTCTGCACCGTCAGACGACCTTCCATTTTGA